The following are from one region of the Carnobacterium gallinarum DSM 4847 genome:
- the licT gene encoding BglG family transcription antiterminator LicT has product MIIEKILNNNVVLTLTENQEEMVVMGRGLAFSKKVGDEIDPVYIEKTFVMEGKEVTAQLAELFVEIPPEEIEVANEVIKLAQDEIDTKLSNNIYLTLTDHIHFAITRTREGLEIKNPLIWEIRKFYQKEYQIGLQAVDIIHKKLGVQLSNDEAAIIALHIVNAIQGDYDMSNTYQITKIVQDILNIVRLHFGLVYNESSLNYTRFVTHLQYFAQRMLNEEIPNTGDDFLYEQVQLKYKKAFECSIKINDYLKKAHYKELSIDEQVYLTIHIHRVAEN; this is encoded by the coding sequence ATGATAATTGAAAAAATACTGAATAACAATGTCGTTTTAACCTTGACTGAAAATCAAGAAGAAATGGTTGTTATGGGCCGAGGCTTAGCTTTTAGTAAAAAGGTTGGAGACGAGATTGATCCTGTTTATATTGAGAAAACTTTTGTCATGGAAGGAAAAGAAGTAACAGCTCAGTTAGCTGAATTATTTGTTGAAATTCCTCCAGAAGAAATTGAAGTAGCCAACGAAGTTATCAAGTTAGCACAAGATGAGATTGATACTAAGTTAAGTAACAATATTTATTTAACGTTAACGGATCATATTCATTTTGCAATTACGAGAACACGGGAAGGATTGGAAATCAAAAATCCTTTAATCTGGGAAATTCGTAAGTTTTATCAAAAAGAATATCAAATTGGGTTACAGGCAGTTGATATTATTCATAAAAAGTTAGGCGTCCAGTTAAGTAATGATGAGGCTGCGATTATTGCCTTGCATATTGTAAACGCTATTCAAGGTGATTACGATATGAGCAATACCTATCAAATAACTAAAATTGTTCAAGATATTTTAAATATTGTTCGGTTACACTTCGGACTAGTTTACAATGAAAGTTCATTAAACTACACTCGATTTGTTACGCATCTACAATATTTTGCTCAACGAATGTTGAATGAAGAAATTCCTAATACTGGAGACGATTTTCTTTACGAGCAAGTCCAATTAAAGTACAAAAAAGCCTTTGAATGTTCGATTAAAATTAATGATTATTTAAAAAAAGCTCACTACAAAGAGCTATCAATTGATGAACAAGTATACTTAACAATACACATTCATCGCGTTGCTGAAAATTAA
- a CDS encoding beta-glucoside-specific PTS transporter subunit IIABC, protein MENKKIAEDVLVLVGGEKNINSVVHCATRLRFKLKDTNEANRAALEAHDGVITVVESGGQYQVVIGSNVNEVYKDLMAISNLDNASSEANESNEKGTIMGTLIDVISGIFTPFLGAMAGAGVLKGFLSLLTVTKVLSVETGTYKVLFAAADGIFNFLPFFLAFTAAKKFKTNQYVAVGLAAALMHPVMEAANAAAVPITFFGIPVTLMSYASTVIPIILAVFIQSYVERFFAKVIPEFIKIIAVPLLVLLVMVPLTFIAVGPLGGFIGDGLGYVYGLIYGLSPMIAGAFMGAFWQVLVIFGMHWGFVPIMMTNLTQAGFDTMVPMLLPAVLAQGGAALGVFFKTRDTKMKTLAGSSTLTALFGITEPTVYGVTLKLKKPFIYGCIGGAIGGGIIGFAGVKNFAFGLVSLLSLPSFISTDPTISSNVMVAIIATAISFVIGLVLTLVLGFQDVEPAVVAGTQTATTEELNNDTDAGTYIEKEVIESPLAGKIFPLSEVKDEAFSSGALGKGLAIEPTVGELVSPVNGEVTIVFPTGHAIGIISDEGTEVLMHIGMDTVQLDGVGFTTHVKQGQKVKVGESLVSFDIEKIKAAGYPVITPIVITNSKDFLDVLTTEESDVATQDYLMTVVI, encoded by the coding sequence ATGGAAAATAAAAAAATTGCTGAAGACGTCTTAGTCTTAGTTGGTGGAGAAAAAAATATAAATTCAGTCGTTCACTGTGCGACTCGTTTACGTTTCAAATTAAAAGATACAAATGAGGCAAATCGTGCAGCATTAGAGGCACATGATGGTGTTATTACTGTCGTTGAAAGTGGCGGACAATATCAAGTTGTTATTGGTAGTAATGTAAATGAAGTCTATAAAGATTTAATGGCTATCTCAAATCTAGATAATGCGTCTTCTGAAGCAAATGAATCTAATGAAAAAGGCACTATTATGGGAACTCTAATCGATGTTATTTCTGGGATTTTTACACCGTTCTTAGGAGCGATGGCAGGTGCTGGGGTTTTAAAAGGATTCCTATCATTATTAACCGTTACGAAAGTATTATCAGTTGAAACCGGAACCTATAAAGTTCTTTTTGCCGCAGCAGATGGGATTTTTAATTTCCTACCATTCTTCTTAGCCTTTACTGCAGCTAAGAAATTTAAAACAAATCAATATGTAGCTGTCGGTTTAGCTGCTGCATTAATGCATCCAGTAATGGAAGCTGCAAATGCGGCTGCGGTTCCAATTACATTTTTTGGAATTCCAGTAACGTTGATGTCGTATGCATCAACCGTTATTCCAATTATTTTAGCAGTCTTTATTCAAAGCTATGTAGAACGTTTCTTTGCTAAAGTAATTCCTGAATTTATCAAAATTATCGCGGTACCGTTGTTAGTATTATTAGTAATGGTTCCATTAACATTTATCGCAGTTGGTCCTTTAGGTGGATTTATTGGCGATGGTTTAGGATATGTGTATGGCTTAATTTACGGACTAAGCCCAATGATTGCTGGTGCTTTTATGGGTGCTTTCTGGCAAGTATTAGTTATCTTCGGTATGCATTGGGGCTTTGTTCCAATTATGATGACCAATTTAACACAAGCTGGTTTCGATACAATGGTACCAATGTTATTGCCAGCTGTTTTAGCACAAGGTGGAGCAGCATTAGGGGTTTTCTTCAAAACAAGAGATACAAAAATGAAAACTTTAGCAGGTTCTTCAACATTAACTGCTTTATTCGGAATTACTGAACCAACGGTTTATGGTGTTACTTTAAAACTAAAAAAACCATTTATCTACGGATGTATTGGTGGCGCAATTGGTGGCGGAATCATTGGTTTTGCTGGTGTTAAAAACTTTGCTTTTGGATTAGTTAGTTTGCTAAGCTTGCCATCATTTATTAGTACAGATCCAACCATTTCTTCAAATGTAATGGTTGCGATAATCGCAACAGCGATCTCATTTGTCATCGGATTAGTTTTAACATTAGTATTAGGTTTCCAAGATGTTGAACCAGCTGTTGTTGCAGGAACGCAAACAGCAACAACTGAAGAGTTAAACAATGACACAGATGCTGGAACTTATATTGAAAAAGAAGTAATTGAAAGTCCACTAGCAGGAAAAATCTTCCCATTATCAGAAGTGAAAGATGAAGCTTTTTCGTCAGGAGCATTAGGAAAAGGCCTTGCAATTGAACCAACAGTCGGAGAATTGGTTTCCCCGGTAAATGGTGAAGTGACAATTGTTTTCCCAACAGGTCATGCAATCGGTATTATTTCTGATGAAGGTACAGAAGTTTTGATGCATATTGGAATGGATACTGTTCAATTAGATGGTGTTGGTTTTACAACTCATGTCAAACAAGGCCAAAAAGTAAAAGTGGGCGAGTCGTTAGTTAGCTTTGATATTGAGAAAATTAAAGCAGCGGGCTATCCAGTAATTACGCCAATTGTCATTACAAATTCAAAAGACTTTTTAGATGTATTAACAACAGAAGAGTCAGATGTTGCAACACAAGATTACTTGATGACGGTTGTCATTTAA
- a CDS encoding histidine phosphatase family protein, whose amino-acid sequence MSKVETLPTTIYLARHGQTWFNKMERVQGWSDTPLTPEGVAGVEKLGRGLKEYEFVIAYSSDAGRARETAQIVLAHNQHSTDLVLQESKEIREACFGIFEGDTNERMWQHMAESLGHDTIEAMMTATTPESIQAGMKAIVNADTLGIAEDFLTVQKRVTKALIQIAKEVQLLGGGNILIVSHGMTIAALLSGLVEGLIKTDIQNATITKLTYQAGALSVEKVGSTDYWV is encoded by the coding sequence ATGAGTAAAGTAGAGACACTACCAACAACGATTTATTTAGCAAGACATGGACAAACTTGGTTTAATAAGATGGAGCGGGTTCAAGGTTGGAGCGATACGCCGTTAACTCCAGAAGGTGTAGCTGGTGTTGAAAAATTAGGACGCGGCTTAAAAGAGTATGAATTTGTTATCGCTTATTCTAGTGATGCAGGTCGTGCAAGGGAAACTGCTCAAATTGTCTTAGCTCATAATCAACATAGCACAGACTTAGTGCTACAAGAATCTAAAGAAATTCGAGAAGCTTGTTTTGGCATTTTTGAAGGAGATACGAATGAACGGATGTGGCAACATATGGCTGAATCATTAGGTCATGACACCATTGAGGCAATGATGACAGCAACAACACCAGAAAGTATCCAAGCGGGAATGAAAGCTATTGTGAATGCGGATACGTTAGGGATTGCTGAAGATTTTCTAACTGTTCAAAAACGTGTAACGAAAGCTTTAATCCAAATAGCCAAAGAAGTGCAACTTTTGGGTGGAGGCAATATTTTGATTGTTAGCCATGGGATGACTATTGCGGCGTTGCTATCTGGTTTAGTTGAAGGACTGATAAAAACGGATATTCAAAATGCTACAATTACGAAATTAACCTATCAAGCTGGAGCATTATCCGTTGAAAAAGTCGGATCAACAGATTATTGGGTCTAA
- a CDS encoding MerR family transcriptional regulator, translating into MEYTVKKLSELAGISGRTLRFYDQINLLKPKRINSSGYRIYGGNEVDRLQQILFYRSLGLPLEEIKQILDAPDFDNEVALMEHYQQLLKEQQQLNQLIATVEKTLQAKRGLSKMKDQEKFEGFKKELIEKNEVQYGAEIREKYGMQAVKASNQKMAGMSQERYQAFEQLGDDLIDELREAMKTGDPGSEVGQKVAEMHRDWLGYTWGSYSKEAHRGLAEMYVADPRFTAYYDERAGLKAAEFLRDAIIEYTN; encoded by the coding sequence TTGGAATATACGGTAAAAAAATTAAGTGAGCTTGCAGGAATAAGTGGGAGGACGCTCCGATTTTATGATCAAATCAACTTATTAAAACCTAAACGTATTAATTCATCAGGTTATCGAATTTATGGAGGCAATGAGGTTGATCGTTTGCAGCAGATCTTGTTTTATCGCAGTTTAGGGCTACCATTAGAAGAAATTAAACAAATTTTAGATGCTCCTGATTTTGATAATGAAGTAGCTTTAATGGAACATTACCAACAACTTTTAAAGGAACAACAGCAACTGAATCAATTAATTGCAACCGTTGAAAAAACCTTGCAAGCGAAAAGAGGACTGAGTAAGATGAAGGATCAAGAAAAATTTGAAGGCTTTAAGAAAGAATTAATAGAAAAAAACGAAGTCCAATATGGTGCAGAAATTCGTGAAAAATATGGGATGCAAGCGGTGAAAGCGTCAAATCAAAAAATGGCTGGAATGAGTCAAGAACGCTACCAAGCTTTTGAGCAATTAGGTGATGACTTAATTGATGAATTACGTGAAGCAATGAAAACAGGTGATCCAGGAAGTGAAGTAGGTCAAAAAGTAGCAGAGATGCATCGTGACTGGTTAGGTTATACTTGGGGAAGTTATTCCAAAGAAGCACATCGTGGTTTGGCAGAAATGTATGTAGCTGATCCGCGTTTTACTGCGTATTATGATGAACGTGCAGGCTTAAAGGCGGCTGAATTTTTACGAGATGCGATTATAGAATATACAAACTAG
- a CDS encoding ABC transporter ATP-binding protein → MNKKKFQLTDLKRLLPYMTHYRSSIFAALLCGVIGGTATIAATFYTGKGIDAIIGKGQVEFSQLFHIIQLLALTYLLAIVTQWLISYFSNKVSFNAVKDLRIATFDRINQLPLSFFDNTPHGNIISRFTNDLDSISDAVSITLNNLFSGVIIVFVSLGFMLYLSPLLTLIVLFTTPLVFIIAWIVARLSQKNFTKQQQIVGEISGYVSEMVTNQKVVKAFTHEEQVEDSFKEINSRLYFWGQKAQFTSSITNPSARFVDHLSYLLIGTIGGILVVTGNGTITVGIVSSFVIYSAQFSKPFIELSGITTQIQTAAAGLRRVFEILDATPEIPDPATALSLEHAAGRIDFKHVHFSYQKDRPLIQDLNLSVDAGETVAIVGQTGAGKSTLVNLLMRFYELDSGSIEVDGVDIKEYTRDSLRRSFGMVLQDTWLFSGTIKENIAYGNPAATEEDIIIAAKAALAHSFIVKMPHGYDTIIGNGGVSVSSGQRQLLTIARAMLANPPMLILDEATSSVDTLTEMQIQTAFLRMMQGRTSFVIAHRLSTIREADIILVMDKGNIVETGTHEELLKIDGYYHRLYAAQFE, encoded by the coding sequence ATGAATAAAAAGAAGTTTCAACTAACCGACCTTAAACGTCTTTTGCCATATATGACTCATTATCGGAGTTCGATTTTTGCTGCTTTACTCTGTGGAGTCATTGGCGGTACAGCTACTATTGCGGCTACTTTTTATACTGGTAAAGGAATTGATGCGATTATTGGAAAAGGTCAAGTGGAATTTTCACAGCTTTTCCATATTATTCAACTCCTAGCTCTTACTTATCTATTAGCAATCGTGACTCAGTGGTTAATTAGTTATTTTTCAAATAAAGTATCCTTTAATGCTGTTAAAGATTTACGAATTGCAACATTTGATCGAATTAATCAGTTGCCTTTAAGTTTTTTTGATAACACTCCTCACGGCAATATTATTAGTCGTTTCACTAATGATCTAGATAGTATTTCTGATGCTGTTAGTATTACCTTAAACAACTTATTTTCTGGTGTGATTATTGTCTTTGTTTCGTTAGGATTTATGCTCTATCTTAGTCCACTTTTAACGCTGATTGTATTATTTACAACACCTTTGGTTTTTATTATCGCTTGGATTGTTGCTCGTTTATCACAAAAAAACTTTACCAAACAACAGCAAATCGTTGGTGAAATCTCTGGTTATGTATCAGAAATGGTAACCAATCAGAAAGTTGTTAAAGCCTTTACTCATGAAGAACAAGTAGAAGATAGTTTTAAAGAAATTAATAGTCGACTTTATTTTTGGGGACAAAAGGCTCAATTTACCTCATCGATTACCAATCCTTCAGCTCGTTTTGTCGATCATCTTTCTTATTTACTGATTGGGACAATTGGAGGAATTTTAGTTGTAACAGGTAATGGGACGATTACTGTTGGGATTGTTTCAAGTTTTGTCATTTATTCGGCTCAATTTTCAAAACCCTTTATTGAACTTTCAGGTATTACCACGCAAATTCAAACAGCCGCGGCTGGATTACGTCGTGTTTTTGAAATTTTAGATGCTACACCTGAAATTCCAGATCCAGCAACTGCCTTGTCTTTAGAACATGCAGCAGGTCGAATTGATTTCAAACATGTTCACTTTAGCTATCAAAAAGACCGTCCTCTCATTCAAGACTTAAACTTAAGTGTTGATGCAGGTGAAACAGTTGCCATTGTTGGACAAACTGGTGCTGGAAAATCAACTTTAGTCAATCTATTAATGCGATTTTATGAGTTAGACAGTGGATCAATTGAAGTCGATGGTGTAGACATTAAAGAATACACCAGAGATAGTTTGCGCCGTTCATTTGGCATGGTTTTGCAGGATACATGGCTGTTCTCAGGCACTATTAAAGAGAATATCGCTTATGGAAATCCAGCCGCTACGGAAGAAGATATTATTATTGCGGCTAAAGCTGCTTTAGCTCATTCTTTTATTGTCAAGATGCCTCATGGATATGATACAATCATCGGAAATGGTGGTGTTTCTGTTTCGTCAGGACAACGACAATTATTAACTATCGCTCGCGCAATGCTCGCAAATCCACCGATGTTAATCTTAGACGAAGCGACTAGTTCTGTAGATACCTTAACAGAAATGCAAATTCAAACGGCCTTCCTGCGAATGATGCAAGGTCGGACTAGTTTTGTGATTGCCCATCGTCTTTCAACTATTCGAGAAGCCGATATTATTCTGGTTATGGATAAAGGTAATATTGTTGAAACAGGTACACATGAAGAGCTCTTAAAAATTGATGGTTACTACCATCGTTTATATGCTGCACAATTTGAATAA
- a CDS encoding ABC transporter ATP-binding protein, with protein MIALLRYAKKYRLQMIIGPFFKFIEAVFELFLPLLMAKLIDQGINKGDTAYIYKMGGLMLVMSIIGLMSVFICQYSASIASQGFGTELRNELMKKINSFSHKEIDQFGTSTLITRATNDINQMQLALAMLIRLVIRAPFLSIGSVIMAIYVSPKLALVFAILLPLFCVILYFIMTKTIPLYKTVQKKVDRLTQVVGENLSGVRVIRAFARGNKEKERAEEVSDDLAKSYIRVANLSALMTPATSFIMNGGIMIILYVGGFQVNTGSMQQGEVLALINYVMQMLLALIIVANLVVIFTKATASAARINEIFDTEVAIVNLENSRSFALTSSQPAIQFTNVDFKYAEAGANSLEKINFTLNPGKIIGITGPTGSGKSSLINLIPRFYDATVGTVSIYGTDVKEFDLASLRQQIGYVPQSSSLFTGSIAENLRWGKPDATDADLQMALEIAQSAEFVNGLKDGIHSQVHEGGKNFSGGQRQRLTIARALVAQPAILIMDDSLSALDYQTDLNLRRALASRLKNTTVVIVSQRISSIQAADEILVLNDGKLAGKGTHSDLLVSCDMYRQIYESQSDTDSEHDGGAKNE; from the coding sequence TTGATTGCTTTATTACGTTATGCCAAAAAATACCGATTGCAGATGATTATTGGTCCCTTTTTCAAATTTATCGAAGCTGTTTTTGAATTGTTTCTACCATTATTAATGGCCAAATTAATTGATCAAGGAATCAACAAAGGAGATACTGCATATATTTATAAAATGGGAGGTTTAATGTTGGTCATGTCCATTATCGGGCTGATGTCTGTTTTTATTTGCCAATATTCAGCTTCGATTGCCTCTCAGGGATTTGGAACAGAGCTTCGGAATGAGTTAATGAAGAAAATTAATTCATTTTCACATAAAGAAATTGACCAATTTGGGACATCCACCTTGATTACTCGAGCAACTAACGATATTAATCAAATGCAGCTTGCCTTAGCAATGCTGATTCGCCTAGTCATTCGAGCGCCCTTCTTAAGTATTGGTTCTGTCATTATGGCAATCTATGTAAGTCCAAAACTTGCTTTAGTTTTTGCGATACTTTTGCCTTTATTTTGTGTGATTCTTTACTTTATTATGACTAAAACCATTCCTCTTTATAAAACCGTTCAAAAGAAAGTAGATCGTTTGACCCAAGTTGTGGGAGAAAATCTAAGCGGTGTGCGAGTTATTCGGGCCTTTGCTCGTGGAAATAAGGAGAAAGAACGCGCGGAAGAAGTTAGCGATGACTTAGCAAAATCTTACATTCGTGTTGCGAATTTATCGGCTTTAATGACTCCCGCAACTTCATTCATTATGAATGGAGGCATTATGATTATTCTATATGTTGGTGGATTTCAAGTAAACACGGGTAGCATGCAACAAGGAGAAGTCCTAGCATTAATTAATTATGTTATGCAGATGTTACTAGCCCTAATTATTGTCGCCAACTTAGTAGTAATTTTTACTAAAGCAACTGCTTCGGCAGCTCGTATTAATGAAATTTTTGATACTGAAGTAGCCATTGTCAATCTAGAAAATTCACGTTCATTTGCATTAACAAGCTCTCAACCAGCTATTCAATTTACCAATGTTGATTTTAAATACGCCGAAGCTGGTGCAAATTCTTTAGAAAAAATTAATTTCACTTTAAATCCAGGAAAAATAATAGGAATTACGGGACCAACTGGTAGTGGAAAAAGTAGCTTAATTAACTTGATTCCCCGTTTTTATGATGCTACCGTTGGCACTGTTTCGATTTATGGAACGGATGTAAAAGAATTTGATTTAGCGAGTTTACGTCAACAAATCGGTTATGTTCCCCAAAGTAGCAGTTTATTTACTGGGTCTATTGCTGAAAATCTTCGTTGGGGCAAGCCAGATGCAACAGATGCAGATTTGCAAATGGCTTTAGAAATTGCTCAAAGTGCTGAATTTGTTAACGGCCTAAAAGACGGTATTCACTCTCAAGTTCATGAAGGTGGAAAAAACTTTTCTGGAGGTCAACGTCAACGTTTAACTATCGCTCGCGCCTTGGTAGCACAGCCAGCTATTTTAATTATGGATGATTCCTTAAGTGCATTGGATTACCAAACGGATCTCAATTTACGTCGTGCTTTAGCAAGTCGTTTAAAGAACACTACCGTTGTGATCGTCTCTCAAAGAATTAGTTCAATTCAAGCTGCTGACGAAATTCTTGTTTTAAATGATGGAAAATTAGCAGGAAAAGGAACTCATTCAGACCTATTAGTCTCTTGCGATATGTATCGCCAGATTTATGAATCTCAAAGCGATACAGATTCTGAACACGATGGAGGTGCTAAAAATGAATAA
- a CDS encoding putative ABC transporter permease — protein MDQSFERILLLFFTYAVIGWLWETVYCSIKAKKFVYRGFLVGPYCPIYGFGVLAVLYFIEPYQNNLLFLYVFSAVTVTILEYITSYVLEKLFHTTWWDYKDVPLNLNGRIALPVSLFWGIGCVFIVKVIQPLVSQMVDDLISHFGLVLPLLIIVIMLADLCYSVVSMAGFRQKLTSLAEEVEERRTEALDKMTETRELVGHELEQFKANRENWLNQVKQSTELKAHFDKLNFNQKRMLRSFSNLNVPSIKNFKDLKEVQKKVKR, from the coding sequence ATGGATCAATCATTTGAACGGATTTTGCTCTTATTTTTTACTTATGCAGTTATCGGATGGCTATGGGAAACGGTTTATTGTTCCATAAAAGCTAAGAAATTTGTCTATCGAGGCTTTCTAGTGGGACCTTATTGTCCAATCTATGGTTTTGGGGTTCTAGCAGTTCTTTATTTTATCGAACCTTATCAAAATAATCTTTTATTTCTTTATGTATTTTCAGCGGTAACGGTAACGATTTTAGAATATATAACTAGCTATGTATTGGAAAAATTATTCCATACAACTTGGTGGGACTATAAAGATGTGCCGCTAAATCTAAATGGGCGTATCGCATTGCCAGTCTCTTTATTTTGGGGCATTGGCTGTGTCTTTATTGTCAAGGTGATTCAACCGCTAGTTAGTCAAATGGTAGATGATTTAATCAGTCATTTTGGCTTAGTGTTGCCTCTTTTAATTATAGTGATTATGTTAGCTGATCTTTGTTATTCAGTTGTATCAATGGCAGGTTTCCGACAAAAGCTTACTAGTTTAGCTGAGGAAGTTGAGGAACGACGAACAGAAGCACTTGATAAAATGACAGAAACACGAGAATTAGTCGGACATGAGCTAGAGCAATTTAAAGCAAATAGAGAGAACTGGCTAAATCAAGTGAAACAAAGTACAGAATTAAAAGCTCATTTTGATAAGTTGAATTTTAATCAAAAACGGATGTTGCGTTCTTTTTCTAATTTGAATGTCCCAAGTATAAAAAACTTTAAAGATCTAAAAGAAGTACAAAAAAAGGTGAAACGTTAA
- a CDS encoding nucleoside 2-deoxyribosyltransferase, translated as MSKIYFASPLFSEMELLYNQQLVEKIRIAYPKIDVYVPQEQMEINDKNAYADAKTIAKYDTDALLSSNLMVAVLDGASIDVGVATEIGVAYQAGIPVLGLYTDSRQQGATNHKKLDALQEVAESQFAYINLYTAGLVKLNGAIYSTSSALIDAIGKY; from the coding sequence ATGTCAAAAATTTATTTTGCTAGTCCGCTATTTTCTGAAATGGAATTGCTCTATAATCAACAATTGGTAGAAAAGATACGTATAGCTTATCCAAAAATCGACGTATATGTTCCTCAAGAACAGATGGAAATCAATGATAAAAATGCCTATGCAGATGCGAAAACAATTGCTAAATATGATACAGATGCTCTTTTATCTAGTAACTTAATGGTCGCTGTTTTAGATGGAGCAAGTATTGATGTTGGTGTGGCTACTGAAATTGGAGTGGCTTACCAAGCTGGAATTCCTGTTTTAGGTCTTTATACAGACTCTCGTCAACAAGGCGCTACCAATCATAAAAAACTAGATGCGTTGCAAGAAGTTGCTGAATCACAGTTTGCCTATATAAATCTTTATACAGCAGGTTTAGTAAAATTAAATGGAGCAATTTATTCCACAAGTTCAGCTTTAATTGATGCTATCGGGAAGTACTAA
- a CDS encoding 3D domain-containing protein, with translation MKLRKLVVYTVLAFFSVNLIANVGHAASLDEISKAQQEKKASIVAVDSEISQTLVSLNDKNQEIENLNQKITEKQASLTDTAEKIKAKQANIDERITQAKKRLQTLQTSEANKSMILMILQSENVTDFLSRAYMIATLQSADTENLQSAKKEQDELSNLEEKLREDATTLASQKEQVSKDTTDLNSKMASLQKTMDENKGALDALDAQKATEQTRLNEEAAKKKQAEELAKQAEAAKVSTVATAAPAASPTETPKNDVVAPTPAPANPTDQSGAGGAGRSMIVSSTGYSYTQAGLGFFTSNGTDLRVNSMVIAVDPRVIPIGTRVEIPGYGVAIAADTGGAIKGNKIDIHFPTVAECLAWGRRTITIKILD, from the coding sequence GTGAAATTACGAAAACTAGTTGTATATACAGTTCTTGCGTTTTTTAGTGTAAATTTAATAGCAAATGTTGGACACGCGGCGTCTCTTGATGAGATTAGCAAAGCGCAACAAGAAAAAAAAGCAAGTATAGTTGCAGTTGATAGCGAAATTAGTCAAACATTGGTTTCATTAAATGATAAAAACCAAGAAATAGAAAATCTAAATCAAAAAATTACTGAAAAACAAGCAAGTTTAACAGATACCGCTGAGAAAATAAAAGCGAAGCAAGCAAATATTGACGAACGTATTACTCAAGCGAAGAAAAGACTGCAAACACTTCAAACATCTGAAGCGAATAAAAGTATGATTTTAATGATTCTTCAATCAGAAAACGTAACGGACTTTTTAAGTCGTGCATATATGATTGCTACTTTACAGTCAGCTGATACTGAAAATTTACAATCAGCTAAAAAAGAGCAAGACGAGTTATCTAATTTAGAAGAAAAATTACGTGAAGATGCAACGACATTAGCTAGTCAAAAAGAACAAGTTTCAAAAGATACAACTGACTTAAATTCAAAAATGGCTAGTTTACAAAAAACAATGGACGAAAACAAAGGTGCGTTAGATGCATTAGATGCACAAAAAGCAACGGAACAAACTCGTTTGAATGAAGAAGCTGCAAAGAAAAAACAAGCAGAAGAACTAGCAAAACAAGCAGAAGCCGCTAAAGTTTCGACAGTTGCAACTGCAGCACCTGCTGCAAGTCCAACGGAAACTCCTAAGAACGATGTAGTAGCGCCTACACCTGCTCCAGCCAATCCAACAGATCAATCAGGTGCCGGTGGTGCTGGCAGATCAATGATTGTTTCATCAACTGGGTATTCATATACTCAAGCTGGATTAGGTTTCTTTACTTCTAATGGAACTGATTTACGAGTAAACTCAATGGTTATCGCTGTTGATCCTCGAGTAATCCCAATCGGTACACGTGTAGAAATTCCTGGTTATGGTGTTGCAATTGCTGCTGATACTGGTGGGGCCATTAAAGGAAATAAAATTGATATTCATTTCCCTACAGTTGCTGAATGTTTAGCTTGGGGACGTCGAACGATTACAATTAAAATTTTAGACTAA
- a CDS encoding alpha/beta fold hydrolase, whose translation MTTIFIHGLGQDASSWDETISFMNISKRENIIALDLLSLLMGKPAVYENLYQSLEEYCEAISEPINFCGLSLGAILALNYTIDNPQKVNSLVLIGGQAKMPKGLLKAQNVIFQFIPKSFFKKMGFEKKAFLGLTSSMVDLDFSQQLEEISCKTVIICGEKDQANKNAANLLAAKICNAECQFVPQAGHELNKEAPKELAEMLDSFYI comes from the coding sequence ATGACGACTATTTTTATACATGGGCTTGGACAGGATGCATCCAGTTGGGATGAAACTATTTCTTTCATGAACATAAGTAAACGTGAGAATATCATTGCCCTGGATTTACTATCATTATTAATGGGAAAGCCTGCAGTTTATGAAAATTTGTATCAGTCTTTGGAGGAGTATTGTGAAGCAATTTCAGAACCAATTAACTTCTGTGGGCTTTCTTTAGGAGCTATTTTAGCATTGAACTACACAATCGACAATCCCCAAAAAGTGAATTCATTAGTTTTAATAGGTGGACAAGCCAAGATGCCCAAAGGATTATTGAAGGCACAAAATGTTATTTTTCAATTTATACCAAAGTCTTTTTTTAAAAAAATGGGTTTTGAAAAGAAAGCTTTTCTAGGGTTAACTAGCTCAATGGTAGATTTGGATTTTAGTCAGCAATTAGAAGAAATTAGTTGTAAGACAGTCATTATTTGTGGGGAAAAAGATCAAGCGAATAAAAATGCTGCAAATTTACTCGCCGCAAAAATTTGCAATGCGGAATGTCAATTTGTTCCGCAAGCGGGGCATGAGTTAAATAAAGAAGCGCCTAAAGAGTTAGCTGAGATGCTTGATTCATTCTACATATAA